In Candidatus Methylopumilus universalis, one DNA window encodes the following:
- a CDS encoding M48 family metallopeptidase: protein MKYSILFLLAFLTLGCASTTLKNQSGVDRKQLLLMPQSMVAGIASDSYRSALEAASKKNKLNVDPFQVKRVKKISNRLIANANYFKPEASQWAWEINVEDSDEVNAYCMPGGKIMVYSGLIRKLKATDDELAAVIGHEISHALREHGRERMSTAAIQQFGLIGFAAYISNTSSRNRANATMQAASLGATLFFALPNSRTQEREADAIGLELSARSGFNPFAAVTLWEKMKQQNTKKPPEFLSTHPSDDNRIRDLTELAYQLKPLYESNRLR from the coding sequence ATGAAATATAGCATTTTATTTTTATTAGCCTTTCTTACCTTGGGCTGTGCTTCAACAACTCTAAAAAATCAATCAGGTGTCGATAGGAAACAACTGTTACTTATGCCGCAATCTATGGTGGCAGGAATAGCAAGTGATAGCTACCGAAGCGCACTTGAAGCAGCGAGCAAAAAAAATAAACTCAATGTCGATCCTTTCCAAGTTAAGCGCGTCAAAAAAATTAGCAATAGACTCATTGCCAATGCAAATTATTTTAAACCTGAAGCGAGTCAATGGGCATGGGAAATAAATGTTGAAGATAGTGACGAAGTAAATGCTTATTGTATGCCTGGAGGAAAAATCATGGTTTACTCAGGCCTCATTCGAAAGCTCAAAGCAACAGATGATGAATTAGCAGCTGTGATAGGTCATGAAATCTCTCACGCACTTCGCGAACACGGGCGAGAAAGAATGTCGACGGCCGCTATTCAGCAGTTTGGTTTAATTGGATTTGCAGCTTACATTTCTAATACATCCAGTCGAAATAGAGCTAATGCAACGATGCAAGCAGCTTCATTAGGCGCTACCCTATTTTTTGCTCTCCCTAATAGTCGCACACAAGAAAGAGAGGCAGACGCTATTGGTCTTGAGCTTTCTGCAAGATCTGGCTTTAATCCTTTTGCGGCAGTGACCTTATGGGAAAAAATGAAACAACAAAATACAAAAAAACCACCTGAATTTCTAAGCACTCACCCATCGGACGATAACCGTATTAGAGATCTCACCGAGCTTGCATATCAATTAAAACCTTTATACGAATCAAACCGACTACGCTAA